The Oryzias melastigma strain HK-1 unplaced genomic scaffold, ASM292280v2 sc00422, whole genome shotgun sequence DNA window gctttcttctgtcagtgatgatctgctctgttttagagaagattctctcagttctcatgtgtctggacaggttgatcgtggagccataaatatatacagaatatatatacatatagaatatttcctgcagactctgttccttcatactattttcttctttttcttgtcattttctttacattttgtgttgatgttttctctctatctccctctctccctatttggctcttgcgctgctgaacgtgtaagcccctccccctccacccagcGCTCAGCGCGCACTCAACCCAACgcatcatgggggctgtagtgcataaactcacgcagatgctggcatactgtcgtttctgagcttcattcttttgctgacttttcaaactgtctgacgtcggataccgctggaagctacaccgctaaacacgaactttagctgttattttagttggaactgagagactttatgagccgaatcagaacaaggaagagAGGACGTTAACcccttctgattggtcagattgatgacatgtgatcaagcctccaacaatgattggcggagacagttgaagggggagggactttTCTGAAAGCTGAGGTTGAGGCTAGTTTTGCAGCTGGATTGCGGTAACATCATTCTGATTaatcatttatagaatcaaataaatatttattttaccatcttgcatattcaaaactatcgagtgttaaatcagggccgtttggatgaacacagagctgataccatagtgatggtaaatgttttagatatgtgaaaattGGTAATTTAccgcggcacaccagaccatctctcccGGCACACccgtgtgccgcggcacactggttgaaaaacactgctccAGGGAACCGATGGGCGTCAACTACCTCggagaaatgcttaaaaaaataagtgaagaGGTCTGTACAATGGCATAGCCCTGTATATTTGGTATAACATCTCTTCTGCTCTTGTTAACAGCCTGTGTGTCTTTTATTGTTGCTTTAAGGTGGGGCTACCGCGGATTTACACCAACCACAGCTTGCGGAGCACGGCTGTGAGTCGACTCTCAGACGGTGGTATGGAATCACGCCAGATCATGTCTGTGACGGGGAACCGCTGTGAGAGCAGCCTGCAGGCTTACTGGGCTCCGTCACTCCAGGAGAGACGAGAATGGAGCAACATTTTGTCGTCACTCAACGTCGCAACCAGCAGTGATCAGGGTCCACAAAAGCTGAATCTCGGTCCTTCAAGCAGCAATGTGGTGGACATGCCAGTTTCTCTTTCAGATTTTACGATCAACGGGAATGTAgaatttaatttcaaataattatttttgtctttctgtagCCTATTTTCTGCTTCATAGAAAGTTAAAAGGCTTGATGGttgaaaataattgatttatcaataaagtgtttatttttttctctctctgaacTGATTTTGTTTCGCCTATagtgacgatcagcatttatgCATCACTTTCCTTTGCGGCTGCAGCTGAGTTCTGTGTCGGCTCTACTGGCTCAGGCTTGTTGctatgttaccgtgacaacaagccgcatcacgcctcaaatagtccgctttttgtggaaaaagatACTAGCTAAACCGAAGAAATAACAAGACTAAAGTacaaaatattgattgaatgtttatttattttgtaattgaccatggtataagcgggataataccctccgaagagtgcattatgagaaattaacgcacgatgcggaggcctaaaccgtccgacgcgaagcggaggacggttgcctccgtgaagtaCACTTcatcgggtattatcccttactaaACATATTCCAATAAAACATACTCCGAGGTAGAGATACAATATTCATTTGAAATAATGCtcttattgatttattattttttctggacaaaaatacTTTCCCCAAAGGAGTATTAATGGGAGAGAGGAGAGACGGCTCTCTCCCGTTTAAAATGTCAACTCTCTgttgacatttaaaaagcatACATACGCCAGAGGGAAAAGCTCCGAACACTTTTGCATATTCAAGAGGGGGAACAGGGATgttaaatttagaaagaaatTCCTCATACGTTAAAGTAAGCCCTGGTTGTTAAATAATCTTATTTCGAAACCAATGTTCTATGAAAATTGACTtttgtttatataaaatgtCCTTGTTATTCCAGATATAATATTTGTGTGGTGAAAAGTTGAGTTTGTACACAAGGGACAATGACAGGAAGGCTTGGTGGTAAAATGCAGATAATTTAAGTGGTATTTTACAGACATCATAATTACACATAAGAAAGAAATCAATACCACCAATTTTCGATAAAATGTGAAGAGGTATGATATTGCAAATAGAGCTGGGGTTTCTGAAAAGTTGTTTCAGccaattcattttaaatgtgttgtttaaggtttgaaaatcaagaaaattaagaccACCTTTGTCGTATGAGTTCATGAGAGCATTTTTCTTTAGATAATGTGTTCTATTTTTCCATATGAAATTAAATAGCATTTTATCCATTTCTTTAATGATTTTGTCATCAACGTGTAAAGCCCAAGCTGCATATGTTAATCAGGAAATGCCCTCTGCTTTGCTGAGTAGAATCCTTCCTCTTAATGATAAATCTCTAGAGAGCCACTGATTCaatttcctctgttttttctataatttgtgttttttttttttttagtctgcagCATTTCCTTTCATCATTTGGAGAGAAAAAGTTAAAGGTGAGTTTCATTAGACTTCCCTTCTTCTTCGGGATGTTTCTCACACTGAATGAATACAGTACTTGGTCGAGTTACAAACATTAGATTTACATTTCAGTCTCTTTATATTACTCATGACCTTGAAGTGTCATAAAGCTCTTACCATCTCactcgtgtttttaatgaaactttCAGGGCAGTAGAGCTTGGAGAATGAGAAAAACGTTCCACCACAGCAGGAAACTGAAGGTGAAAAATAAAGCAGGTTTTACAGAGAGCCCCCGTAAACACCCCCTCACATGGTCCCCAAATCAGTGCAGGAAATGTCAAAATGGATTTTGTGAATTTGTTTCTCATGAGCAGTTAGATAAATCTATTCAAAGACTTCATCATGAAGTCCATAAATCAATACACTACTGCAGTGTATAAAGAAGTGCATACAAAAGGAACCAGAGATGATTATGGGGGAATTTTTCCAGAACTTCACTAAACAAACACAGGTTGAACCAAGAATCATACAGATGGTGCATCAAAGCAGGACGCCCCTGAACCCCAACAGCAGTACAATCTCTTGCTCTTACAGTGAGGTCTCAACAGTGGAAACCATAACTCCTCTGCTGCTCTTGGTTTTTCTGGAGCTCTAGTTCAGGATTTTCTTCTTGCACTCCACGGAGCAGAAGACGAAGCCCTGCACCACCATGAAGCGCTGGCCGATCAGGCCCTTGCTGCAGCCGGAGCACTTGAAGCACTGCGGCTGTGCGTGCCAGTGGAGAGTGTCGTAGGAGACTCTCTGAGCTTCAGGGTCGACCGCAGTCTGGCAGGAGGAGCATTTCACAGCGTAGTTCTTCATGTAGCAGGGCCTGCAGATGGGTTTCTCATTCTCCATCACATACGTCTCTCCAGCCAAGATGCAGTCACagtcaaagcagcagaaatgcTTCAGGTGCCAGTTCTGTCCCTCGGCCTGGGTGTACTCGTTACTGAAGATCAGCTCATCACAGCCGCCACAGCGAGGCTTCTCACTGTCTCCGTAATGTCGTCCACAGTACATGTTGCCTTTCTTCCAGAAGTAGATCATGTCCACCAGCAGTTCGTTGCAGGTACGACACACGAAGCACGCGGGGTGCCAAAGTTTGTCGTAGCCGGCCCGCTCGGCGTAGACAGCCGGCTCGCCCTGCTGCATGGGCTGCTGGCAGTGATGGCATGAAAAGCTCTTGAGTGCTTGTCCGCTGTTCATGGctccagcagtagcagcagtTCCCATGGCTCCTCCGGTGGGTCCAAAGCCAGCAGACTGTCCTGCTTTAGGTCCCGACGCTGGCCCAGCTCCTGGTCCTCCAATTTCGGAGCCGGAACCAACTCCAGCATTCACGATCCCTGGTCCAGTTCCACCAACCTCACCTCCAGCATTGGCACCAACACCAGCACCCGAGCCAGGCTTACCTCCAGCCCCCGCGACACCTCCGCCCTGCCTGACTGCCTGGACAAGAGCTATCTCTGCCGGCAGCAGGACATCCCCGACCCCCAGGGCCTCCTCTTTCTACTTTCTATCTTCTTGACCTCGGCAGGGCTTAGCTCGTGGCACTTGGATGGGTCCTGGTCATGCTCAGGCAGCTGCTGCGCCATCTGCTGCCGGCGATAAACGGCTCCTTCGGTACCGGCCACCGGACGCTTCTCTGGGGGGAGCAGCTGGATGTAGCGTACGGCCAGATGTTTGTTGGGGACCGGTGGGGCCCACTCATAGGTGACCGACTACATGGGAGCATCTTTGGGCACCGGCTCCACATTGGCTGTGGTGACGCTCGCGGTCAGTGGTACTTTGTCAGCCTTGACCGGTGTGACGCTGACAGTAGTGGGCTGAGGCTGAACCTGAGCTCTGACTAGTGAAGAAGCCACAGGCGTTCCAGCGGAGGCTGCAGGTCCGACGGCGGCTGAAGAGGCAGTGGGGGAGACGCTGTGGGCGGTGGAGGGGCTGGGCAAAGTGATGGTCATTATGCTGCCCGGGTACCCGGGGAAGCCGTCCGTCTTCAGCTTGGCAATGAGGCCGGTAAACTTGGTGTCCTCGAAAAGTTTGCCGACCTTCTTGTTCTCCTCCGTGTTCATCTGCACGCCGTGCTCCGTCAGACCACATTTGCAGTTTCGACAAATTTTTCTCCAGAAATGCAGCTCGAAGCCCTCACACTTGTCCTTGCATTTCAAACAAGCGGTCCCCGCTCCGAACTCATGGCCGAGAGACATCTTCTTCACTTCCCTCTCGATCTCCATCTCcgctccagctgctcctccgAGCCTCCCGAACCGCACCAGGCTCTGACACAAGAGAAAGAGAGGAGCGGCCTCGGAGTTCCTGCCGGAGGTCCCGAGGAACTCCCCTATTATTGGTGTTACAAAGGCTCAGCCCACTATGATGATGTCACTGAATGCGACATcgcattttcttcttctgtgtttttttttttctgtgcgtCCATCCAGTTAGTTCCGGTGTGCCATGTGCCGGAGGCAGCAGAGAGGGAACCTAAGTTTAAGAGAATCCTGTCCAGTTTAGTTTCTGTGCCCCCCAGTTGCTGCATTTTAAGTATTCATTTAAGTAATTGACCAAAATTAAGTTTCCGTTTCCTTTGTTTTAGGAAATAATTGTATGGCtggattttagattttatgacgCTTAATAATGCACCGCGGGAATTATGTGCATCTCTCCTCTTTCCCTGCAGTAATTTTCCCGAccactgtttgttttattggaaaatgatatttaagttgggtttaaagcagatttgattatttatttcatttattatgagGATTCTAGGCTTGTGACGATGCAGTCATTTTCCCTTGTTTGTTTCTatactttatttaattacattaagtattttttatgcatttttatgttattataaGAGACATTCTTTGTCATTTACAGACTTGTTTTGCAATGCTATTCAGCACTGGAATAAATTAAGAACACCTGCCAACTGGAGCCTCATCTCTTCCTACCTTCCTGTGCTCTGACCGGCACACCATCTTGTTACCGTTATACTCAAAACCCGAATCAGTGATACAGTCCATCATTTACTCCTCAACAATTGGGTTAAAGCTTTGGGAGCTTCTTGCATTGTGATCTTTTGTAATTAGAATGCCTAAATATTTCCCTTCAGTTTTAACAGGGAGATTATACAATAGGGTAGAAGCACATTCTTTTATTGCCATGAGCTCACATTTACTCACATTTAAACAAAGGCCAGACGCCTTTGAAAACTGCCCAATAACATCAAAAGCAACTGGAATttgcttttcatcttttagaaaaGGTGTAGTGTCATCTGCAAGTTGAGTAGTAATGAATTATTTATCTGTAACATATATGCCTTCTACTACACTGGATTCAATATGATCTGTTAGGAGTTGAGAAACTAAAAGGAAAAGATATGGAGAGACGGGACAACCTTGCCTTCTACCTCTCTCTAGGTTAAATCTTGGAGAGGTACCACCAGCTACTTTACTAGAACTATTACAGTTTTTGTATAGTGTGACAATAGCTGAATGAAAATATTCTccaaaaccaatttttttaagacaaaacaaaatgaattgaTGTTGTACTGTGTCAAATGCtttgtaaaaatctaaaaataaaacaaaaccattGTCATTTATAATGTCTAGCCTAATGTTTAGCCTAATATTGTTAATTAGATGTCATAAAACCAGAATGGGTCTCATCAATTACTGAGTCCAGAGTCAGTTTTAGTCTTTTGGCCAaaattgttgctaaaattttataATCATTATTGAGTAATGATATTGGACGCCAGTTGTTCAAGAATGAAGTATCTTTTCCTGATTTTGGAATTAAGGTAGTCAAGCATATTTCTTATCTATATTAGCTTTATACCAAAATTGTGCAATTTGtcttttcacttgttttttttaacagtgtcATCTACTAAGATAGAACTATTCAGTTTCCAATAAGCTGAATGAGAGGCACAATGGTCAGAGGTGGACAACTTCATCCTAATAACAATGGCTTTGTGGTCTGTGAGAGGGGTGGGGCAAATGTCTACATCAATATGATCTACAGCAACACTTTTTGAAACCAACCAAAAGTCAATTCTAGATTGATTTGTTACTCCATGTAAAACACTTGGCATGAGGATTCTTCTTTCTCCAGATATCATGGAGGTCAAACttgtccatattttttttaactttgtgttGCTACCATCAGGTCCATGAGAAGGCCACCTGTCTAAATTATTATCTGGGACATTATTGAAGTCACCCCCCAACAATATGATTGCTCTGGAATTTTTCTAACCATTTTACCAGTAAGTTTtctattgaaataaaaagctgatCATTTTCTTTGACATTGTTGTATCCATAAACATTGGTTGAAATAACAATATCCTCACCACATTGAAGTGTTTGGCAAATGTAGTGGCCTGAAGGATCACTTTCTGTGAATAAAACATCCCcactaaatctgttttttagagGCGTTACCCCGGTTGATCACTCTGTACCACGTGAAAACCATAAAGAGTTACCCCACTGACACTTCCAGAATTTGGCATTATCAGGAATAGAGTGAGATTCTTGTAAATGCCTAAGGTCTGTATTAAATTGCTtagcaaaaagaaataaagctttACGTTTAACATTATTGTGTAGTCCCCTGGTTGAAGGGATTTGTACTTGGACCCCAATAAACACAAGCACGGAGTAagtatttaa harbors:
- the LOC112142173 gene encoding LOW QUALITY PROTEIN: testin-like (The sequence of the model RefSeq protein was modified relative to this genomic sequence to represent the inferred CDS: inserted 1 base in 1 codon; substituted 2 bases at 2 genomic stop codons) — encoded protein: MEIEREVKKMSLGHEFGAGTACLKCKDKCEGFELHFWRKICRNCKCGLTEHGVQMNTEENKKVGKLFEDTKFTGLIAKLKTDGFPGYPGSIMTITLPSPSTAHSVSPTASSAAVGPAASAGTPVASSLVRAQVQPQPTTVSVTPVKADKVPLTASVTTANVEPVPKDAPMXSVTYEWAPPVPNKHLAVRYIQLLPPEKRPVAGTEGAVYRRQQMAQQLPEHDQDPSKCHELSPAEVKKXRKXKEEALGVGDVLLPAEIALVQAVRQGGGVAGAGGKPGSGAGVGANAGGEVGGTGPGIVNAGVGSGSEIGGPGAGPASGPKAGQSAGFGPTGGAMGTAATAGAMNSGQALKSFSCHHCQQPMQQGEPAVYAERAGYDKLWHPACFVCRTCNELLVDMIYFWKKGNMYCGRHYGDSEKPRCGGCDELIFSNEYTQAEGQNWHLKHFCCFDCDCILAGETYVMENEKPICRPCYMKNYAVKCSSCQTAVDPEAQRVSYDTLHWHAQPQCFKCSGCSKGLIGQRFMVVQGFVFCSVECKKKILN